In Fusarium fujikuroi IMI 58289 draft genome, chromosome FFUJ_chr08, one genomic interval encodes:
- a CDS encoding related to phosphatidylserine decarboxylase 2, whose translation MPSGLPTAPDTEIGFQPPPPPKGPLHNIRKGLVGLIPLPELGEKPVTYNPVIIVLTGYLEAIMPGALDEAVHLAYQQIPQFMDKLHISDARSFLDFANDLLKWVPHENYEGKDIYDILCMFYFIIDQPPLADLQTSISPDQVGQPLTWLSSWIVVYAQLIGLFMDSPASLTKESLESFSQKNSPKYNYDEALVPEGGFRTFNQFFSRHLKPGMRPITEPENDRVIVYPADCTYDNSVANQNIVNIESDGVVMIKNLPWTISSLLQGSEYADEFHGGVWMHAFLNTFNYHRQHAPVAGEVLEAKNIQGAAYMEVNSKCEPMRVMCGPDAPDTPGYQFLQTRGMIIIDNPVLGKVAVLPIGMAQVSSVKITVQKGDRLQKGQEISYFQFGGSDVICVFQPKAGLRVEDFVASSNNTYSKYGTILARAPQK comes from the coding sequence ATGCCTTCTGGCCTTCCCACTGCCCCCGATACTGAGATCGGCTTCCAGCCACCTCCTCCCCCCAAGGGCCCCCTCCACAATATCCGCAAAGGTCTTGTGGGCCTCATCCCCTTGCCTGAACTTGGCGAGAAACCAGTCACCTACAatcccgtcatcatcgtcctcacgGGCTATCTTGAGGCCATCATGCCTGGTGCTCTAGATGAAGCAGTCCACTTGGCATACCAGCAGATTCCTCAGTTCATGGACAAGCTGCATATCAGCGATGCCCGATCCTTCCTAGACTTTGCCAACGATCTCCTCAAATGGGTTCCTCATGAGAACTATGAGGGAAAAGATATCTACGATATTCTCTGCATGTTCTACTTCATCATCGACCAACCTCCTCTGGCGGACTTGCAGACTTCCATCTCGCCTGATCAGGTCGGTCAGCCACTCACCTGGCTCTCCTCATGGATAGTCGTATATGCTCAGCTTATTGGACTGTTCATGGACTCGCCTGCCTCACTCACGAAAGAGTCTCTTGAGAGTTTCAGTCAAAAGAACTCTCCCAAGTACAACTACGACGAAGCTCTGGTTCCTGAGGGCGGTTTCCGTACCTTTAACCAGTTCTTCTCTCGCCATCTTAAGCCTGGCATGCGACCTATCACAGAGCCAGAGAACGACCGTGTTATTGTGTACCCAGCCGACTGCACGTATGACAATTCGGTTGCCAACCAGAATATTGTCAACATTGAGTCTGACGGAGTGGTCATGATCAAGAATCTCCCCTGGACCATCTCGTCTCTTCTTCAGGGAAGTGAATACGCAGATGAGTTCCATGGTGGTGTGTGGATGCACGCCTTCCTCAACACCTTCAATTATCACCGTCAGCATGCTCCTGTCGCTGGCGAGGTCCTTGAAGCAAAGAACATTCAAGGTGCTGCGTACATGGAAGTCAACTCCAAGTGTGAGCCCATGCGTGTCATGTGCGGTCCAGACGCTCCTGATACACCTGGATATCAATTCTTGCAGACCCGGGGcatgatcatcatcgacaaccCCGTTCTGGGCAAGGTTGCTGTTCTTCCCATTGGTATGGCACAGGTATCATCCGTTAAGATAACAGTTCAGAAGGGTGATAGACTGCAGAAGGGACAAGAGATTTCGTACTTCCAGTTTGGAGGATCGGATGTCATTTGTGTGTTCCAGCCTAAGGCGGGGCTCAGAGTTGAGGATTTCGTTGCTTCATCCAACAACACGTACTCCAAGTATGGTACTATCTTGGCAAGAGCTCCTCAAAAGTAA
- a CDS encoding related to cell surface ferroxidase, which produces MRISRLALLPAALAATVSYDFSVDWVRANPDGAFERSTIGINGEWPIPRIEASVGDTVLVNVRNNLGNQSTSLHFHGLFMNGSNHMDGPSQVTQCPIQPGESFLYNFTITQPGTYWYHSHTESQYPDGLRGPLIIHDPKSPLKGKYDEELVMTISDWYYDQMQTLIPEFMRKGNPTGAEPVPQAALMNETQDFKVPVQIGKTYFLRLANIGAFAGQYFWIEGHNMTIVEVDGAYTKPAQANMVYLSAGQRCSVLVTTKEDSSANFPIVASMDTDLFDILPDDLNWNVTGWLVYDDEKPLPKPSVVYDFDPYDDMDLVPYDEMARLPEPSRSIELDVIMDNLRDGANYAFFNNITYRAPKVPTLYTALTSGKQATNPQIYGTYTHSFVLEKDEIVQLVINNRDDGRHPFHLHGHHFQVLYRSDDDAGDFDGSVEFAETPMRRDTVVVNGNGNVVLRFKADNPGVWLFHCHIEWHVTSGLIATFVEDPLALQVSLKLPQNHLDACKAGNIPTVGNAAGNTDLLDLTGENVPPPRLPEGFTLKGILAFAFSTFMGIFGIYTVASYGMKKDKTTPETAPLLAEEEPQH; this is translated from the exons ATGAGGATCTCGCGGTTGGCTCTGTTGCCGGCGGCTTTAGCTGCGACGGTGTCTTATGACTTTTCTGTTGATTGGGTCAGGGCGAATCCAGATGGCGCGTTTGAGAGGTCCACGATAGGGATTAATGGGGAGTGGCCAATACCGAGGATTGAAGCGAGTGTTGGGGATACGGTTTTGGTCAATGTGAGGAATAATCTGGGGAATCAGTCTACGAGTTTGCATTTTCATGGGCTTTTTATGAATGGATCGAATCATATGGACGGGCCGTCGCAGGTTACGCAGTGTCCTATTCAGCCCGGGGAGTCGTTTCTCTACAACTTTACG ATCACTCAACCGGGCACATATTGGTACCACTCACATACTGAGAGTCAATACCCTGATGGACTTCGAGGTCCTCTCATCATCCACGACCCAAAGTCACCTTTGAAAGGAAAATACGATGAAGAGCTTGTCATGACCATCTCAGATTGGTATTACGATCAAATGCAGACGTTGATTCCTGAGTTTATGAGGAAAGGAAACCCAACTGGTGCAGAGCCTGTCCCTCAAGCAGCTCTCATGAACGAAACTCAAGATTTCAAAGTACCCGTCCAAATAGGCAAGACGTACTTTTTGAGATTGGCGAATATCGGTGCCTTTGCGGGACAATATTTCTGGATTGAGGGACATAACATGACGATCGTGGAGGTTGATGGTGCCTACACGAAGCCGGCTCAAGCGAATATGGTTTATTTATCTGCTGGGCAGCGATGCAGTGTGTTGGTCACAACGAAGGAGGATTCATCTGCCAACTTTCCTATTGTTGCGAGCATGGATACT GATCTCTTTGACATTCTCCCCGATGATCTCAACTGGAACGTCACAGGATGGCTTGTATACGATGACGAAAAGCCACTTCCCAAGCCGTCCGTCGTCTACGACTTTGATCCttatgatgatatggatCTTGTGCCGTACGACGAAATGGCTAGACTTCCTGAACCAAGCAGAAGCATCGAGCTTGATGTCATCATGGATAACCTTCGAGATGGCGCAAACTacgccttcttcaacaacatcacctaCCGAGCTCCCAAGGTTCCGACGCTTTACACCGCGTTGACGAGTGGGAAGCAAGCAACGAATCCTCAGATCTATGGAACGTACACGCACAGCTTTGtgttggagaaggatgagattgTGCAGTTGGTGATTAACAACCGAGATGATGGACGACACCCGTTTCACTTGCATGGTCATCATTTTCAGGTGTTGTATCgaagtgatgatgacgcCGGTGACTTTGATGGATCCGTGGAGTTTGCGGAGACACCGATGAGACGAGATACAGTGGTTGTAAATGGGAATGGCAATGTGGTGCTGAGATTCAAGGCTGATAACCCAG GTGTTTGGCTGTTCCACTGCCATATCGAATGGCACGTCACCTCCGGGTTGATCGCAACATTCGTTGAAGATCCCCTCGCCCTACAAGTTTCACTGAAGCTTCCCCAGAATCACCTCGACGCATGCAAAGCCGGTAACATTCCTACTGTCGGCAACGCAGCAGGAAACActgatcttctcgatctcacCGGCGAAAATGTCCCTCCACCACGTCTTCCAGAAGG CTTCACGCTCAAGGGCATCCTCGCATTCGCATTCAGTACATTCATGGGTATTTTCGGTATCTACACAGTCGCATCCTACGggatgaagaaagacaaaacGACACCCGAGACAGCACCTCTCCTCGCGGAAGAAGAGCCACAACATTAG